From a single Lentisphaera profundi genomic region:
- the glgC gene encoding glucose-1-phosphate adenylyltransferase gives MRKSILGMILAGGEGTRLSPLTTKRAKPAVPFGGKYRIIDFVLSNFVNSGIHSLFVLTQFRSQSMSEHIINGWNMSSLMKGQFVVPVPAQMQGGDKRWYEGTADAIWQNIHLLQDFTPDLVAVFGGDHIYKMDISQMAKFHAKRDALATIAALPIPIDEGSRFGIIQVDKDWKITGFQEKPEHPSEIPGMPGYCLASMGNYVFDSKWLYKVLKADSKNTDSHHDFGHDILPPAVESGRLYAYNFFENKIPGSDISKDNYWRDVGTLKSYYDSNMDLKEADPQLDLYGAGWPIHTYNSPLPPAKFIHDEQHPDGRTRVGHATNSIICDGCIISGSSVKESILSSEVRVHSFSSVENSIILNSVEIFENCKIRNAIVDKHVILPPGTVIGYDRQSDESRYHVEDLCEEEGTWLTVIEKNHSRVSKDTKTTVLTI, from the coding sequence ATGCGTAAGTCAATTCTTGGAATGATCTTAGCGGGCGGAGAAGGAACACGCCTATCACCACTAACTACTAAACGAGCAAAACCTGCTGTTCCATTTGGCGGAAAATATAGAATCATCGACTTCGTTTTATCAAATTTCGTTAATAGTGGCATTCACTCTCTATTTGTTCTAACGCAATTCAGATCTCAAAGCATGAGTGAACATATTATTAATGGCTGGAATATGTCATCATTAATGAAAGGCCAATTCGTCGTTCCTGTACCTGCACAAATGCAAGGAGGAGATAAACGTTGGTACGAAGGCACTGCAGATGCGATCTGGCAAAATATTCACCTCCTACAGGATTTTACTCCAGACTTAGTTGCCGTATTTGGCGGTGATCACATTTACAAGATGGATATATCTCAAATGGCAAAGTTCCACGCAAAACGCGATGCACTTGCGACTATTGCCGCCCTTCCCATACCCATAGATGAAGGCTCTAGATTTGGTATAATCCAAGTTGACAAAGATTGGAAAATCACTGGCTTCCAAGAAAAACCTGAACATCCAAGCGAAATACCTGGCATGCCTGGCTACTGCCTCGCTTCTATGGGCAATTATGTGTTTGATTCAAAATGGCTCTATAAAGTCCTTAAAGCCGACTCGAAAAACACCGATTCTCACCACGACTTTGGTCATGACATCCTTCCACCAGCGGTAGAAAGTGGGCGTCTTTACGCTTACAATTTCTTTGAAAATAAAATCCCTGGCTCTGATATAAGTAAGGATAATTACTGGCGTGACGTAGGCACACTCAAATCTTACTACGATTCTAATATGGATCTCAAAGAAGCTGACCCACAACTCGACCTCTATGGTGCGGGATGGCCCATACACACCTATAACTCACCTCTTCCTCCTGCCAAATTCATTCATGATGAACAGCATCCCGATGGAAGGACGCGAGTAGGTCACGCAACCAACTCAATCATTTGCGATGGTTGCATCATTTCTGGAAGTTCCGTCAAGGAGTCCATACTCTCATCTGAAGTTCGAGTCCACTCTTTCTCTAGTGTTGAGAACAGTATCATCCTCAATTCAGTTGAGATTTTTGAAAACTGTAAGATACGAAATGCAATCGTTGACAAACACGTCATTCTCCCTCCAGGCACAGTCATCGGCTATGATCGCCAAAGCGACGAAAGTCGTTACCACGTTGAAGACCTCTGCGAAGAAGAAGGAACTTGGTTAACAGTTATTGAAAAAAATCACTCCCGTGTTAGTAAGGATACTAAAACTACAGTATTAACAATTTAG
- a CDS encoding YhcH/YjgK/YiaL family protein, translated as MILCTFDEIENYACLNPRFAIAAKWISSTNLQELEHGKTIIDGEEIFAIKETLHGRKADKANLEAHKKYIDVQICLKGKDSIKWKANSECDTILQSYSDENDIMFYADKSVQYIEVYADKAAIFFPEDAHAPLIADEELTKLVIKILVN; from the coding sequence ATGATTTTATGTACTTTCGATGAAATAGAGAACTACGCCTGCCTTAACCCTCGCTTTGCGATCGCGGCAAAATGGATTTCATCTACAAATCTACAAGAACTCGAACACGGCAAAACTATTATCGATGGAGAAGAAATCTTTGCCATCAAAGAAACACTCCACGGCAGGAAAGCCGACAAGGCCAATCTAGAAGCTCATAAAAAATACATTGATGTACAAATTTGTCTCAAAGGAAAAGATTCAATCAAATGGAAAGCCAACTCAGAATGCGACACTATTCTACAGTCGTATTCCGATGAAAATGACATCATGTTCTATGCAGACAAATCTGTACAATATATTGAAGTTTATGCTGACAAAGCCGCCATTTTCTTCCCCGAAGATGCTCATGCACCCCTCATTGCTGATGAAGAACTCACAAAACTCGTTATTAAGATTTTAGTTAATTAA
- a CDS encoding COX15/CtaA family protein codes for MRPFTIIVIAMFIAILIGANQLYKNTSDAKKNIIYKALLWTLLSFTVGLIYMGAMTVSTRSGMAFPDWPTSDGVLWPSLNYFMSETDRFYEHVHRLLGEFVGFLAIMILLFSRHFEKERNFKLSLIIFIMVCVQGGLGGLTVSQNTLWLTTVLHGVFAQLCLAAMCYLVLKNTKLYNDKLPEEGFSPKLKGLAKFTLGAVLVQLLLGAIFRNKAKVFDFSDKGKVIYKELVEGNAGWLFSHMTFALPVAILLFTLGVVIMKFKNLSKAYKFFGMAFHLLVTMQILLGVVAFFTVYNREEGKFGFAETVLTSGHVVNGALILALTFTAYKLLSAKVNTGPNHG; via the coding sequence ATGCGCCCATTTACAATTATTGTCATCGCTATGTTTATCGCTATTTTGATAGGAGCTAATCAGCTCTATAAAAATACTTCAGATGCAAAAAAGAACATCATCTACAAAGCTTTATTGTGGACATTACTCTCTTTTACAGTCGGCCTTATATATATGGGAGCCATGACAGTGTCGACTAGGTCTGGAATGGCTTTTCCTGATTGGCCAACTTCTGATGGTGTTTTATGGCCTTCGCTGAATTATTTCATGAGTGAAACCGATCGTTTTTATGAACATGTGCATCGCCTATTGGGTGAGTTCGTAGGTTTTTTAGCGATCATGATACTGTTGTTTTCGCGTCACTTTGAGAAAGAACGTAATTTTAAGCTCTCCTTAATTATTTTCATCATGGTATGCGTGCAGGGAGGCTTAGGCGGTTTGACAGTGTCTCAGAATACTCTTTGGTTGACAACGGTCTTGCACGGAGTTTTCGCTCAGCTTTGTTTAGCGGCCATGTGTTACCTTGTTTTGAAAAACACAAAGCTTTATAATGATAAGCTTCCAGAGGAAGGGTTTTCTCCGAAGCTTAAGGGCTTAGCGAAGTTCACTTTAGGTGCGGTTCTTGTGCAGCTTCTCCTTGGAGCCATTTTTCGAAATAAAGCAAAGGTATTTGATTTTAGTGATAAGGGTAAGGTGATCTATAAAGAATTAGTAGAGGGCAATGCTGGTTGGTTATTCTCACATATGACTTTTGCTTTGCCGGTGGCGATCTTACTTTTCACCCTAGGCGTTGTCATTATGAAATTTAAAAACTTAAGTAAAGCCTATAAATTTTTTGGCATGGCGTTCCACTTGTTAGTGACGATGCAGATTTTGTTAGGTGTAGTTGCTTTTTTTACTGTTTATAATAGAGAGGAGGGTAAGTTTGGTTTTGCAGAAACGGTACTTACTTCTGGTCACGTGGTGAATGGCGCCTTGATTTTGGCATTGACCTTCACCGCATACAAACTTTTATCTGCGAAAGTAAATACAGGGCCTAATCATGGGTAG